In the genome of Oncorhynchus clarkii lewisi isolate Uvic-CL-2024 chromosome 22, UVic_Ocla_1.0, whole genome shotgun sequence, one region contains:
- the LOC139380102 gene encoding retinitis pigmentosa 1-like 1 protein, whose amino-acid sequence MTGQTEADIPETGAVFTFGKSKFADNMPSKFWLKNDHPEEISCGGDHTAVITGHGRLFMFGSNTWGQLGLGSEINVNINKPTAVKALKSEKVKFASCGRDHTIVCTWSGRVYGAGSNQEGQLGLGHCDDTNTFHLLHPFSDHAPIKMLAAGCNTSAALTEDGRLFMWGDNSVGQIGLGTESYTSEPRDVMVGQPVAWVSCGYHHSAFVTVDGDLYTFGESGSGRLGVFPDQLANHRVPQRVESIQDPVIQVSCGGEHTVALTKDNVYAFGRGQHGQLGHGTFLFEVPLPKALDHFRNGRVSHVTCGENHTAVITDSGILYTFGDGRQGKLGLGEENFTNQFRPTLCPRFLKYSVQSVACGGSHMLVLAMPRLPEVEEVVIEEDDVTESILESLETYTELLLMDPSFLMPNSQTTPPLWTLSARARRRERESSPEQFGQMFRNLPPLMSGFLNTSLPLSRNIRISRTPSEDLCTSSLSSNPSSNDPPSPSLSLKSRSKTPLTPSPKFIFPDPPSPSLSSKFSPKKRLSPSKSPKYASKEHLTPPQSFKSTHKLIPTSSVSPKPSSVKPTDDNQSSKMLSEGPTTPQTERTKDTVIEATDSRMLIENLEKNMDEEDNKDMLPDLALPSGGDFGDETGTTSAEQKDGHKKGRALRRAVKEAEMEVEQAPANRKPQLLSHKALPTELLRGSSLSSLKAEGTPPKSPKCLMNPQTPASGKENIVLTGENSGIKVNTSKLTGSNLQSTGKAGSKPISPAKKQSKLSVSKPSTPTHSQIQISVSKPSTPKYGQNKPSESKPSTPKHGQNKPSESKPSTPKHGQNKPSESKPSTPKHGQNKPSESKPSTPKHGQNKPSESKPSTPKHGQNKPSESKPRTPKHGQNKPSESKPSTPKHGQNKPSESKPSTPKHGQNKPSESKPSTPKYGQSKLSEINKGTEMKGKGPVKVQGKEAFKDKKSKIAAEDTKTIEVQNKPLQEIMSPPVKVKGKPVEKETTPINATAETIPLKVKSIPKKIVDDNKPSECKGTPIKGKKKAKEVNEEKMEESITFNESGTTVGNKMAVKDKGKEKESAPTKTKNVPKPKDVEAKLTELEGAPVKLKSKPTEVSSQAVLVEPTSKAKSPVTSLSLSDALPQNAGDKKSTKSLVVCQVRDRVEVPGEDAFDESQEGKPSWGGFLSDAASLLPDVGMAGTAMGVLSEAVTSVRGIQSESDTDTSIPPRRSSRVERFTKQSAITQPSSTSPSSSTSDPSTAEQSKRTDACIGTLRNSDQEVGSRIFEKDPETTEAASERSGGQAKVDYDENSSSQSSGAEDDEDKESTKRHGDGTEMESTKQEEKEDYRSVKGLEDNSEDGDTVASREGEEGREEKSEDSEGAEEEKSEESEGAEAEEKSEEDAEAEEEETSDSVGTGGGEEEDERCESEGTGEGEEEDERCESEGTGEWEQGEKSDSDVTIKGEEEEEKIDEGTVQGEEKEEKSDSEGTSDGEESKESDSEASLEEEGDETSAQSEGEGEEGESGSGTSGEEEMSEEESSDEESGDKEEEEESNSSEYENEESGDESRSEAESKSEVSAEEKEDKQAESKATESAEEEGENQEEEESGAEEEGENQEEKESGAEEEGENQEDEESGAEEVGENQEEEESGAEEEGENQEDEESGAEEEGENQEDEESGAEEEGENQEDVGSGAEEEGENQEDEESGAEEEGENQEDVGSGAEEEGENQEDEESGAEEEGENQEEEESGAEEEGQNQEEEESGAEEEGENQEEEESGAEEEGEGEEKESSESKENEEEGEEEAGVSEEEGEEEEDEGKDEESGEGEDDAGEGEAVEGEDEKEGEKDENNEVEEGEEGREDDEKEARGEEEVEGGKGEEEEEEEEEEEGDKEAEGEKEGEEEGEEEEEERQQGEGEDEGKEEGEEEEEIKNREDQGEGKDEDMKEREENNEEKGEDESEKGDGEKQEEEKEERGVHEERDEEANKQKEEREWQEEEDEEVKGKNGEGEEKGGGKKEGKENKTSDWEVEQEEEEEGACEQKGEMDEEETGAGEEEGEGEEEEEEKDSKGEEEEGEEEGEEEEEGEGEEEEERKSQKGIKKGSQSVPPKAAPPSRKGKEEPPMEKPKPPARTKLRTTGGKQANGTQESQQFWNNVLPQYLELK is encoded by the exons ATGACCGGCCAGACGGAGGCTGATATACCTG AAACGGGAGCAGTCTTCACCTTTGGGAAGAGCAAGTTTGCTGATAATATGCCCAGTAAATTCTGGCTGAAGAATGACCATCCAGAGGAAATCTCATGTGGGGGGGATCACACTGCTGTCATAACAG GCCATGGCAGGCTGTTCATGTTTGGAAGTAATACCTGGGGTCAGCTAGGACTTGGGTCAGAGATCAATGTCAACATCAACAAGCCCACCGCTGTGAaag CGTTGAAGTCTGAAAAAGTTAAGTTTGCATCATGTGGGAGAGACCACACAATAGTGTGCACAT GGAGTGGGCGTGTTTATGGTGCTGGCAGTAACCAGGAGGGGCAGCTTGGTTTGGGACACTGTGACGACACAAACACCTTCCACCTGCTTCATCCTTTCTCCGACCATGCACCCATCAAAATGCTTGCTGCTGGCTGCAACACCTCAGCTGCCCTGACAG AGGACGGCAGGCTGTTCATGTGGGGTGATAACTCTGTGGGCCAGATCGGTCTGGGCACAGAGAGCTACACCTCAGAGCCCAGAGATGTGATGGTGGGACAGCCAGTGGCCTGGGTGTCTTGTGGATACCACCACTCAGCGTTTGTCACAG TGGATGGGGACCTCTACACGTTTGGGGAGAGTGGGAGCGGAAGACTGGGTGTATTCCCAGACCAGCTAGCCAATCACAGAGTCCCTCAGCGTGTGGAAAGCATCCAGGACCCGGTCATCCAAGTGTCCTGTGGAGGGGAGCACACAGTGGCACTCACAA AGGACAATGTGTACGCATTTGGGCGGGGGCAGCATGGGCAGCTAGGCCATGGGACCTTCCTGTTCGAGGTACCTTTGCCAAAAGCACTGGACCACTTCCGGAATGGCAGAGTCAGTCACGTAACCTGTGGAGAGAACCACACTGCCGTGATCACAG ACAGTGGGATTCTATACACCTTTGGGGACGGTCGCCAGGGTAAActaggactgggggaagagaacTTCACCAACCAGTTCAGACCAACACTGTGCCCACGCTTCCTCAAATACAGTGTCCAGTCA gTGGCATGTGGCGGCTCTCACATGCTGGTGCTGGCTATGCCCAGACTCCCAGAGGTTGAGGAAGTGGTGATAGAGGAGGATGATGTTACAGAGAGcattctggagtctctggagaCCTACACCGAGCTGCTCCTGATGGACCCCTCCTTCCTGATGCCCAACTCACAGACCACACCTCCTCTCTGGACCCTGTCTGCTAGGGCCCGCCGCAGGGAGAGG GAGAGTTCTCCAGAGCAGTTTGGCCAGATGTTCCGTAACCTTCCGCCTCTGATGTCAGGCTTCCTCAACACCTCCCTGCCCCTGTCCAGAAATATCCGCATCTCCAGAACACCATCTGAAGACCTCTGCACCTCCTCACTGTCCTCCAATCCCTCCTCAAACGACCCCCCCAGCCCCTCACTCTCCCTTAAATCCAGATCCAAAACCCCATTAACACCGTCACCCAAGTTCATATTCCCAGACCCTCCTAGCCCTTCACTCTCCTCCAAGTTCTCCCCTAAGAAGAGGCTCAGCCCATCAAAATCCCCCAAATATGCATCTAAAGAACACCTCACCCCCCCACAGTCCTTTAAATCCACACATAAACTCATCCCCACCTCCTCAGTGTCCCCTAAACCCTCCTCTGTAAAGCCCACAGATGACAACCAATCCTCCAAAATGCTGTCTGAGGGTCCCACCACACCACAGACAG AGAGGACCAAGGACACTGTGATAGAAGCAACTGACAGCCGGATGCTCATTGAGAATTTGGAGAAGAACATGGATGAAGAGGACAATAAAGACATGTTGCCAGACCTG GCATTACCATCAGGAGGAGATTTTGGCGATGAGACTGGGACTACATCTGCAGAACAGAAGGAT GGACATAAAAAGGGTCGGGCTCTGAGGAGAGCTGTTAAGGAGGCAGAAATGGAGGTTGAACAAGCCCCGGCCAACAGGAAGCCGCAGCTACTTTCTCATAAGGCCCTTCCCACCGAGCTTCTGAGAGGCTCCAGCTTGAGTTCATTAAAGGCAGAGGGCACGCCCCCAAAGAGCCCCAAATGCTTAATGAACCCTCAGACCCCAGCCAGCGGCAAGGAAAACATTGTCTTGACAGGAGAAAATTCTGGCATCAAAGTGAACACCAGTAAACTGACAGGTAGTAATCTGCAAAGCACAGGTAAAGCAGGGTCTAAACCAATTTCACCAGCAAAGAAACAAAGCAAGTTATCCGTATCGAAACCTAGCACTCCTACACACAGCCAGATCCAGATATCTGTGTCTAAACCCAGCACTCCAAAATATGGTCAAAACAAACCATCTGAATCTAAACCCAGCACTCCAAAACATGGTCAAAACAAACCATCTGAATCTAAACCCAGCACTCCAAAACATGGTCAAAACAAACCATCTGAATCTAAACCCAGCACTCCAAAACATGGTCAAAACAAACCTTCTGAATCTAAACCCAGCACTCCAAAACATGGTCAAAACAAACCTTCTGAATCTAAACCCAGCACTCCAAAACATGGTCAAAACAAACCTTCTGAATCTAAACCCAGGACTCCAAAACATGGTCAAAACAAACCATCTGAATCTAAACCCAGCACTCCAAAACATGGTCAAAACAAACCTTCTGAATCTAAACCCAGCACTCCAAAACATGGTCAAAACAAACCTTCTGAATCTAAACCCAGCACTCCAAAATATGGTCAAAGTAAGCTGTCTGAGATTAATAAAGGTACAGAGATGAAAGGTAAAGGCCCTGTAAAAGTTCAAGGTAAAGAGGCTTTCAAAGACAAGAAATCTAAAATTGCAGCGGAAGATACTAAAACAATTGAAGTTCAAAATAAACCACTTCAAGAGATCATGTCCCCTCCAGTCAAAGTTAAAGGTAAACCTGTGGAAAAGGAAACAACTCCAATTAACGCTACTGCTGAAACCATTCCTTTGAAAGTAAAGAGCATTCCCAAGAAGATTGTAGATGATAACAAACCATCTGAATGTAAAGGCACTCCAATAAAAGGAAAAAAGAAGGCAAAAGAGGTGAATGAAGAGAAGATGGAAGAGTCTATTACTTTCAACGAGTCAGGGACAACAGTGGGGAACAAAATGGCAGTTAAAGATAAAGGTAAAGAAAAAGAAAGTGCACCCACCAAAACAAAAAATGTGCCCAAACCAAAAGATGTTGAAGCGAAACTAACTGAGTTAGAGGGAGCCCCAGTGAAACTGAAAAGCAAGCCAACAGAGGTTTCCAGCCAAGCAGTCTTAGTAGAACCTACCTCAAAGGCCAAATCACCAGTCACATCACTCTCATTATCAGATGCACTACCTCAAAATGCTGGAGATAAGAAGTCAACAAAGTCACTGGTTGTCTGTCAGGTCAGGGATAGAGTGGAGGTCCCAGGGGAAGATGCCTTTGATGAATCCCAGGAGGGGAAGCCTAGCTGGGGAGGATTTCTCAGCGATGCAGCCTCTCTCCTTCCAGATGTGGGGATGGCGGGGACAGCCATGGGGGTCCTGAGTGAGGCGGTGACCAGCGTGAGGGGGATTCAGTCGGAGAGTGACACAGACACTTCTATCCCTCCTCGGCGGTCCAGCCGGGTAGAGAGGTTCACCAAACAGAGCGCCATCACCCAGCCTTCCTCCACATCACCCTCTTCTTCAACATCAGATCCAAGCACAGCTGAGCAAAGCAAGAGGACTGACGCCTGCATCGGCACCCTCAGGAATTCTGATCAGGAAGTGGGGAGCAGGATTTTTGAGAAGGATCCAGAAACCACAGAGGCTGCTAGCGAGAGGTCAGGAGGTCAGGCCAAGGTCGATTATGATGAGAACTCTAGTAGTCAAAGTTCGGGAGCTGAGGATGATGAAGATAAAGAGTCCACAAAGAGACATGGAGATGGGACAGAAATGGAGAGCACCAAACAAGAGGAAAAAGAGGATTACAGAAGTGTTAAGGGTCTGGAAGATAACAGTGAAGACGGTGATACTGTGgccagcagagagggagaggagggtagagaagaAAAGAGTGAAGACAGCGAGGGCGCGGAAGAAGAAAAGAGTGAAGAGAGCGAGGGCGCGGAGGCAGAAGAAAAGAGTGAAGAGGATGCGGAGGCGGAAGAAGAAGAAACGAGTGATAGTGTGGGGacaggagggggggaggaggaagacgagAGGTGTGAGAgtgaggggacaggagagggggaggaggaagacgagAGGTGTGAGAGTGAGGGGACAGGAGAGTgggaacagggagagaagagTGATAGTGATGTGACTataaagggggaggaggaagaagagaaaatTGATGAGGGCACAGTacagggggaggagaaagaagagaagagtGATAGTGAGGGGACAAGTGATGGGGAGGAGAGCAAAGAGAGTGATTCTGAGGCAAgcctagaggaggagggagacgagACGAGTGCACAGAGTgagggggaaggagaagaggGCGAAAGTGGTTCTGGGacaagtggagaggaggagatgagtgaAGAAGAGTCCAGTGATGAAGAGAGTGGGgataaagaggaagaggaggagagcaatTCGAGTGAGTATGAAAATGAGGAGAGTGGTGATGAATCCAGAAGTGAGGCTGAGAGCAAGAGTGAGGTATCAGCAGAAGAGAAAGAAGATAAACAAGCAGAAAGTAAAGCCACTGAGTcagcagaggaggaaggagagaaccaagaagaggaagagagtggagcagaggaggaaggagagaaccaagaagagaaagagagtggagcagaggaggaaggagagaaccaAGAAGACGAAGAGAGTGGAGCAGAGGAGGTAGGCGAGAaccaagaagaggaagagagtggcgcagaggaggaaggagagaaccaAGAAGATGAAGAGAGTGgagcagaggaggaaggagagaaccaAGAAGATGAAGAGAGTGgagcagaggaggaaggagagaaccaAGAAGACGTAGGGAGTGgagcagaggaggaaggagagaaccaAGAAGATGAAGAGAGTGgagcagaggaggaaggagagaaccaAGAAGACGTAGGGAGTGgagcagaggaggaaggagagaaccaAGAAGATGAAGAGAGTGgagcagaggaggaaggagagaaccaagaagaggaagagagtggagcaGAGGAGGAAGGACAGAaccaagaagaggaagagagtggagcagaggaggaaggagagaaccaagaagaggaagaaagtggagcagaggaggaaggagagggagaggagaaggaaagtagtgaaagtaaagaaaatgaggaggagggggaggaggaggcaggcgtaagtgaggaggagggggaggaagaagaagacGAGGGAAAGGATGAAGAAAGTGGAGAAGGTGAGGATGATGCAGGAGAGGGGGAAGCAGTTGAGGGTGAGGATGAAAAGGAAGGTGAAAAGGATGAGAACAACGAAGTtgaagagggtgaggagggacGAGAAGATGATGAGAAAGAAgccaggggagaggaagaggttgAAGGTGGaaaaggtgaggaggaggaggaagaagaagaagaagaagagggagacaAAGAAGCAGAAGGAgaaaaggaaggagaggaagagggagaggaggaggaagaagaaagacagcaaggagagggggaggatgaaggaaaggaagagggtgaagaagaagaggaaaTTAAGAATAGAGAAGATCAAGGAGAAGGAAAGGATGAGGAtatgaaagaaagagaagagaataatgaggagaaaggagaggatgagagtgaAAAGGGGGATGGTGAAaaacaggaagaggagaaagaggaaagaggagtgcatgaagagagagatgaggaagcaAATAAACAAAAAGAGGAAAGGGAGTGgcaagaggaggaagatgaggaagtgAAGGGAAAAaacggggagggggaggagaaggggggaggtAAAAAAGAAGGGAAAGAAAATAAGACAAGTGATTGGGAGGTAGaacaagaggaggaagaagagggcgCATGTGAACAGAAAGGGGAGATGGATGAGGAGGAAACGGGagcgggagaggaggaaggggaaggagaagaagaggaagaggagaaagatagtaaaggagaggaagaggagggagaggaagagggagaggaagaagaagagggagagggggaggaagaagaagagagaaaatcACAGAAAGGGATAAAGAAAGGGTCACAGAGCGTACCACCTAAAGCAGCTCCCCCCAGCAGGAAAGGGAAGGAAGAGCCCCCAATGGAGAAACCCAAACCACCGGCCCGCACCAAGCTGAGGACCACAGGGGGAAAACAGGCCAATGGAACCCAAGAATCCCAACAGTTCTGGAACAATGTCTTACCCCAGTACCTGGAGCTGAAGTGA